From the genome of Methanoregula boonei 6A8:
TACCCTGACCGGATTTTCCACGATCTTCTCAATCCTGGCAACAGTGTCCTGGCCCTGGATCGCCGCCAGCTGCATTGCGATTCTTTTCTCCTTTGTGGTCCGGACCTGGCGGTGGAGTGTTCTGTTACGGAGCGCCGGCTATGTCTATCCCCGGGACATCCTGTTCAAATGCCTTATGTTTAGCTGGTTCCTGAACTATATCCTGCCGGCCCGCCTGGGAGATATTGCCCGGGCCGCAGCCCTCAAGACAACCTCTGACGCCCCGTTCGGTATGACCCTCTCAACAATCGTAATCGAACGGATCCTCGATATGATTACCCTCGCGCTCTTCCTGGGCGTTGCCTCGATGTTCGTTTACAAGGCCTCCTTTGTCTACATCGAGGCCGGATCCTTTGTGATTATTGCTGCCATGGTTCTGGTCCTGCTGATGATCTACAAATATGAGGAGACAATCATCCGGCTCTTCGAACGTCGCATTCCCTCTATCCGCCAGTCCCTCGTCCTGCTCAAGAAAGGACTTGATGAGATCGCAACGAACCCCGAAGCCATGGTGCTCTGTTTCATCCTTTCCATCCCGGTCTGGCTCCTCGAAGTCTCCAGCATCTTCTTTGCAGCACGGAGCGTCGGCTACAACCTCTCCTTTGTTTACGCCGCTACCGCCGGAGTTGTGGCGTTCATCGTCCAAGCACTCCCCCTCACCCCCGCAGGTCTTGGTGTCCAGGAAGCATCGATAACCGGCGTCCTGATGCTCTTCTCCGTCCCCAGTGCTCTCGGTATGTCCATAGCCCTCGTCGACCACTTCGCACGGGGCCTGGTAATTTATATCGTTGGCCTGATCGCAACGATTCATATCGCCTTTGCTTCGCGGTGGTTCTTCAGGAAAAATGGGAAGTCCGACAAAGAATTGGATAAAACGCATGAGAGTTGAGATTTCAACAAAGATTTTAATATTTTTATCCCAAAAAATGAGATTTGCCGTTCAGGAAATACGTGATTCGAATGATATAATATTTTCAGTGCCCGAAGATCACCCGCAAAAAGTATCTACAATTTATGCGGATCGAGAAGTATCCTGAACTGCACCCCTTCTTATGAATACTGGAGGACGACACTAACTTTGGTATTTCCCATCCCGGCGAGTTTACTGAAGGACATTTTGCAATCCCGGAGACTGCGGACAGTTCACGCAGCGCCGATGGAATTTCATTAATAAACCCATAAATCACTCTATGAAATACCAGCAGGACTGCTTTTTTTAGACGTCTGGCCAGAAAATCTATTCCGGCCGTTGATCCGGATCATAGCTGTCCGGTGTCAGGACCACAAAAATCACGGCTTGTCATCCCATAATCCGTCATAAAACTGCCCCTTTCCCGGAAAACGGCAATAGCGGCCATCCGGCGGTCCCGGGAGAAATATATGACCCCAATACCCTCTCAAAAAACAGGGGCGAAAAAACGGCCCGGTATTGCAGGTTTGAACGCCCCAAAAAGACCTCCTTTTCCGAAAATACCCGAATAAAACAGGATTTTTCAGGGG
Proteins encoded in this window:
- a CDS encoding flippase-like domain-containing protein, which codes for MTSGNTYFVSCIVPARNEEGNITSVIAALTPVLQSVPIIRDYEIVVVDDNSTDSTGRLIDTLAQNDPHVRPVHRTTSPGFGNAIKAGMKEARGDILIPFMGDLSDNPHDIPRLVERIDEGYDVAYGSRFVEGGALNGYPKAKMIANRAFNNLVRLAFGIPFRDVTNAFKAYRREVIDEIGTDTLESIGFDLTVEIPIKAHILGFRSSEVPVQWTDRTAGEAKLKLSRNGSVYGKRFLNLFIHGNLVALKDLFRYFVKGSWLGIILALVFGLLILAFLFTLTGFSTIFSILATVSWPWIAASCIAILFSFVVRTWRWSVLLRSAGYVYPRDILFKCLMFSWFLNYILPARLGDIARAAALKTTSDAPFGMTLSTIVIERILDMITLALFLGVASMFVYKASFVYIEAGSFVIIAAMVLVLLMIYKYEETIIRLFERRIPSIRQSLVLLKKGLDEIATNPEAMVLCFILSIPVWLLEVSSIFFAARSVGYNLSFVYAATAGVVAFIVQALPLTPAGLGVQEASITGVLMLFSVPSALGMSIALVDHFARGLVIYIVGLIATIHIAFASRWFFRKNGKSDKELDKTHES